The sequence GCTGAAGATCCACAACGTCTGCACCTACGTCTACTAGTAATGCTTCGAAGTAGGCTTCCTCGGTGCAAGGCAGCAAAGAAGTAACGCAAGTAGTAGCCTAGCTTCAGCCGTGCCCCGCAGGACGCGAAGTGGTTGGCAGGAGCTGTATTCTAGCACATGAATCATTTCAAAATAAATACTAAGCTGTTAGTTTACATAATCCACATTATAAGAACTACTCTTTTATCTATTAAAATAAAGTTCTGATCAACGGACAACGATGATCAGAACTTTTTGCTTATTCAAGCTTATCAAATTCCAGCTTCATCTGTTCATAGTTTAATGGACCGAATACAAAAAACTGAATGATGCCATCGGAATCGATAATATAGGTTGTCGGAATCGGTCTTATTTCATATCGTTTACTAACCTTCCCGTCTTCATCCAGCAAAATCGGAAACGTTAAGGCATATTCCTTTTGAAAATCGGGGACATTCTGCGTGTTTGTTTCGGTATCGGTTAAGTTGATTGCTAATACTGCTGCTCCTGTATCTTCGTGGAATCGTTGCATATCAGGCATCTCCGAGCGGCACGGTCCGCACCATGTTGCCCAAAAATTCAACAGGACAGGCTCTCCACGAAAATCGGATAATCGTACCGTTTCACCAGCTAAGGTCTGCAACTCAAAGTCTGGTGCCAGATTACCGATTTGTAAACCTACATCCTTCTCTTCAGCGCTTGAATCCTGTTTCACAAAGTTAAACACTGCCCATACAGCCATTGCTAACAACATAACGATTGGTAGTATTTTTTTCATTATAAGTTACCTCCTGTATGCAGGATGTCCTATTACAAGGCATACTCTATAACTACTAATATGTGATAGCACAGCAAATAATGTCAGCTTACCCAGCAAGTTTTATACGATTACAAGATGTCCATCCACATTTTCACCGCTGTTCCGACGATTAATAGTGCCAAGATCATTTGCAATAAACTTGTATTTATTTTCTTACCCGTCATCGCACCCAAAGGTGAAGCAATCAAACTAGCAATGACCATAATCAGCGCTGGATAATAGTCAATTTGTCCAGAAGTCATTTTTCCAAGTGTTGTCCCAATTGACGAAATAAATGTAATCGCTAAAGAAGAAGCAATCGTCATTCTTGTGGGAATCTTCAAGACTACCAGCATAATCGGCACTAATAGAAAAGCTCCTGCTGCTCCGACAATCCCCGCTCCTACTCCGACCAAAAGTGATAAGGCAACTGCCAGTCCTTTTGA is a genomic window of Gracilibacillus salinarum containing:
- a CDS encoding TlpA disulfide reductase family protein; translated protein: MKKILPIVMLLAMAVWAVFNFVKQDSSAEEKDVGLQIGNLAPDFELQTLAGETVRLSDFRGEPVLLNFWATWCGPCRSEMPDMQRFHEDTGAAVLAINLTDTETNTQNVPDFQKEYALTFPILLDEDGKVSKRYEIRPIPTTYIIDSDGIIQFFVFGPLNYEQMKLEFDKLE